The sequence GTGTCAATAATTTCAGCTCTTGCTACTTTATCTTCAAGATCTAAAATTCGACCTTCAATAAAACTTTGTTTGTCCCGTGCTGCATGCCATTCCGCGTTTTCAGATAAATCCCCAAAATCTCTAGCTGTTGCTATAGCCTCAATTACTTTTGGTCTTTCTATATGCTTAAGGTGTTTGATTTCTTTCTCTAAGCTATCGAACCCTTTATGTGTAATAGGAAATTTCGTCATAATAATATGTCTTGTCTAAGTTAAGTTTTCTAGTATATTTGTTGTGTTAAACTTTGTCAAACAGCCCTTTTAGATTATCATGCAAACTAAAATATTTAAATTTGAGATACAACGCAAAACCTTCCATTTATACAGCTTGATTATACCACTATTTTATTTATTTTCATCTAAATTAATTATTACTACACTATTATTTTTACTTACTGCCTGTGTATTATATGTAGATATTGCCAGGAACTACAATTTATATATTAAAAAATTCACAGATAGATTTCTTAGAAAGTTTATGAGACCCGAGGAACAGAGCGGTTTATTCAGGCTAAGTGGTAGTAGTTTTATGGCAATTGGATTTTTTTTGACAGCTCTTTTATTTTCAAAAGGTTTAGCGATTTCGTCTTGGTTGATATTGATAATAGCTGATTGTCTTGCGGCATTAGTTGGTACTAAAATAGGTAAGCCTCTAGAAAATGGTAAGTCACTGGAAGGTTCTATTGCTTTTCTAATTTCTGCAATTTTTATTAGCATGTTGGTGTATTTTTTCATCGGTTATCATACTAGTTTTACTGTTATCATAATTAGTTCTGTAGTTACTACTATTGGTGAATTTTATGCAAAAGATTTATTGATCAACGATAATTTATTAATACCTCTTACTTACTGCTTTTCTACGATTATATTCACCTTTATTTTAGGTTTATGAGAATTCCATTAGAATTTTATGAACTTCTTAGAACCCGGATTAATTTATCAGATATTGTTCGGCAAAAAGTAGTTTTAACTAAAAAATCTGGGAATTACTTGGGTCTATGTCCTTTTCATGTTGAAAAATCTCCATCATTTACTGTGAATGACGCCAAGAGGTTCTATTACTGTTTTGGCTGCACTGTTCATGGAGATGTTATAAAATTTGTTGCTAGCCTTAACGGTTTATCTTACAAAGAAGCAGCTATTAAACTTGCCAATGATTATGGCATTGAATTGCCTAAATTAACCGTAGAGCAACAAAAATTGCATGAAGAATCGGATGAACTACTTGATATCTTAGGGATGGCAGAAAGGTTTTTTACCTCACAATTGTCACAAGAAGTATGTAATTATTTACGTGACCGCGGTATTAGTAAAGAGGCAATTAAGGAATTTTCTATTGGTTTTGCTCCTCCGGCTAAGGAATTGCAGAAGTTTTTTGAAAAAAAATCAATATCTTTGAAAAAACTTCAAAAAGCAGGCTTAGTGGGCAAGGGAAATGATGGTACAATGTATGAGATATTTTATAACCGGATAATTTTTCCGATTAGGAATATTTATAACAAGGTAATTGGGTTCGGAGGACGAGTAATTGGTAATGGATTGCCTAAATATTTAAATTCTCCGGAAACCATATTATTTCAGAAAAATGAAACATTATATGGAGAGAATAATGCGATTAGTGTTGCTTATAAGAAAAACCATTCAATCTTGGTTGAGGGGTACTTAGATGTTATTGCCTTGCATCAGGCTGGTTTTAAAGAGACAGTAGCAAGTCTTGGTACTGCGGTTACAGAGAATCATTTGCAGAAATTATGGCGTGCCGGAGATGAAATAGCACTTTGTTTAGATGGTGATATGGCGGGGATAAAAGCTACTCAGCGAGTAATTAACCTAGTATTGCCGTTGATAAATGGTAATAAGAAAATTTCCTTTGTGATGTTACCTGGCGGCAGTGATCCTAATGATATTATCAATAAAGATTGGGCAGGGGGCTTTGCCAAAATTTTTGATAAAAGGATTAATCTATCCGAAATGATTTGGCGTTCCGAATATGAAGGTAAGAGTTTTGTAACCCCGGAAGATAAAGCTATTTTGGAAAAGAATCTTGAAGATTATTGTAAGCAAATAAAAGATAGGACTCTTAGCCATAATTACTATAGATATTTTAAAGAGCAAATATGGCAAAATTTAATTAAACGTCAAAGTAAGGGAGGGGTAAGAAATTCAAATGTAATATTTTCAGCTCCTGACTATTCGGAAATTGAGATGTTAGAACAAGTTTTTTGTATGATGTTAGTAAAGTTTCCAGAGATAGTTAACAAGCAAGAAATAAAGGATTTTTTATTAACGTTAAATTTTCAAAACAAAATGCTTGAAGATTTTCGTGATTGGTATTTTGCAGAGATTATTAGCAATGATATGTTAGATCATGAGAATATTATTGATTTGGCAGAAAAAGCTGGATTTTATGAGACTTTTTCGCTATTGTCAAAATCTAATAATCTATTTCTAGATTTATCATTTAACAAGAATGATATAGATTCTGACTTGCTTTGGCAATGGTTGCATAAGAAACATCACCTAGTACTATTAAAACAAGAATATAGTTCCATTATTCAAAATGGAACGGATGAAGAATTGAAAAAAGCTATGCTATACCGAGAAGAAATTATGAGGGTCTCTAAAGAACTTTATAATCTAAACGAATCTTTTACTAATTGACTTAAGGTTTATAAATTATGACAGAAGTGAAAAAGAATATAGATGAAAAAGGCGAAGCAGTTGATAACTTAGTTAAATCAGCCAAAGCAAAAGGTAAGGCAGTTACTTATTATGATATAAATAAAGTTATTCCAATCACTAATAATATATCAGTAAATGATCTAGAAAAGGTAATATCAAAGTTTTCTGAGGCTGGAGTTGATATTATAGAAGGCGATGAAGATGAGATTAAACTTGATATTAATGTAGATGAAGAATTTAAACTATCTAATAATGTTGATAGTGAGCCTGAGGATGACAGTGAAGAAGAAAATATAGGCTCAACCGATGATCCAGTAAGATTATATTTACGAGATATGGGTGGAGTAGGGCTCTTTTCTCGTGAGGCTGAAATAGAAGTAGCTCAAGATATTGAGGAAGGCAAAGAGATAATGGTTAAATCACTTTGTGAAAATCCAATATCGATGAAATTCTTTATTAAATGGCATGAGGATTTAGCTAATGAAAAAATCTTACTTCGAGATTTGATTGATTTAGAAGCTAATATGGTTCACGAATATTGTGGTAATTCTGAAGAAAATCATAATAACGATCTGGAATCAGACCATGAAGAGCATGAAGAAGCTAGTAATTTATCAATAGCTACTATTGAATTACAGTTATTACCTGCTGTTGTCAAGCGTATGGAAAAAATTGCTAAACTTTCTGAGGAGTTGTTAGTTGAAGCAAAAAAACATTATGCACGTTATCCTCAACCTAAGGGGTTGCAAGATAACAAAAAATATGCCAAGAATTTACAATTAATAATTGTTGAAATTTCTGCTATCCATTTTCACTCTAAAAGAACGGAGGAAATTCTTAATAGAATATATAGTCTGAATAAAGAATTAGTGCATAAAGAAGGAAATTTTCTTAAATTAGCTGAAAAATATGGCGTAACTCGTCAATCTTTCCTAAGTGAATATATGGGAGCAGTAATTGATGAGAATTGGAAAAGGCAAATGCAAAAAAATAAAAATGCTAATTGGAGGAACTTCCTTGCTAAAGAATCTGATGTCACGGATCAAATGATTAGCGAATTAAGAAGCATGGAAGTGATTAGCGGTTTGCCAATTATTGAATTTAAAAAATTAGTGCATACCATACAAAAAGGTGAAAGACAGGTTCTTCGGGCAAAAAAGGCTATGATAGAAGCTAATCTTCGTCTAGTTATCTCGATTGCTAAAAAATATGCAAATCGTGGATTGCAGTTTTTAGATTTAATTCAGGAAGGAAATATTGGGTTAATGAAGGCAGTTGATAAATTTGAGTATCGTCGGGGGTATAAATTTTCTACTTATGCTACTTGGTGGATTAGACAAGCTATTACTAGAGCTATTGCTGATCAAGCTAGAACCATACGTATTCCTGTGCATATGATTGAGACCATTAATAAAATTATCCGTACTTCTAGGCAGATGTTGAATGAGTTAGGTTATGAACCAACTCCAGCAGAAATTGCCGCTCGCCTTTCTATGCCAGTTGATAAAGTACGTAAAGTGATGAAGATAGCTAAAGAACCAATTAGCTTGGAAAATCCAGTAGGCGATGATGATGGTAGCTATTTGGGAGACTTTATTGAAGATAAAAATGCTATATTACCACTTGATGCGGCAATTCAATCGAACTTACGGGAGGTCACAACTAGAGTATTAGCAACCCTTACTCCTCGTGAAGAAAGAGTTCTAAGAATGAGATTCGGTATAGGGATGAATACTGATCATACATTGGAAGAAGTAGGGCAGCAATTCAACGTTACTAGGGAACGTATTAGACAAATAGAGTCCAAAGCACTACGTAAATTGAAACATCCAACTAGATCTAAAAAACTTAGTAGCTTTCGTGGTGGTTCTAGAAAGCAAAATAATTCTTCTGAATCTGCTTTTGGTGGATAATTTTTGTGGATAATTTGCATAGGATTTTTGATAATTTGTATTTATTATAATCAAATATAAATTAATAAATTATTATTTGTTTACTTTTTGATTGAGATACCTTAATATTTAAATATAGTCAATTCAGGGGAATTGGGTAGCATGAACGATGAGGACGCCTATGAGTAATAGGCGAGCATTGAGCGAAGGCTTCACCAATTTCTCATCAATTGACATATATCAATTTTTACAAATAAAGTGTTATATATGGTAAACTTACAGACCAAACTTAACTCATTAATGATTCAAAAAAATATTAATGCTGTAGAAATAGAAAAGAAAACTGGAATAAGTAGAAATACTGTTTATAGCATTTTGTATGGTAGCTCAAAAAATCCTAGTGCTAGTAATTTGCAATTAATTGCCAAAGCCTTAGATGTTAATTTGGAAGCTCTTATTGTTGACAGTGAAATAAACCTTGAGGTGCTAACTGTTGAGCAGATGAAAATCTTTAGCAAGGCTACTAGTATAACAATTAATATGTTAATTGAAAAAAATTTAAACTTTTCATTTACTAATCTTACAGCCCTAATAAAAGAAATATATGAATATGCTCTGAAAAAACAGTCTGTTGATAGTACATTTGTAGATTGGATGATTGAGAAATATCACAAACCTTAATTTTATCCGATAAGCATACCTCTTGGTATTTATGGATTTCGTTCTGCAGGAAAGTGATTACACTATCTTTCTTGAAGAACATCGAGCATATAGAAGGAAGTAGTTGATATGCAAAAATATTTAGACCCAACAAATGATAGTCTATTTAAGAAAATCTTTAGTGATCTGGAGAGGCTAAAAGAATTTCTTAATAGTATTCTTGATTTACCTGAAAAGCATAGAATTAAGGAAATCAACTTTCTTTCATTAGAACACCTACCTAGAATTCATCAAGGTAAGAGAAGTGTATTTGATTTGAAAGTTAAAGATGAGTCAGATCATTGGTACATTATCGAGATGCAGAAAAGAAATGAAACCGATTATTTAAAAAGATTACAATATTATTCTGCTCATTCATATGTTCAACAACTTACAGAAGGGGTGACTCACAATGATTTATTACCGATAGTAGTAATATCATTAATGAAATCAAAAATATTTGCTGAAGAAGTACCATATATAAGTTTTCATAAAACTATTGAGACAACAACTAAGAAACAGCAACACATATTTGATATATCGTATGTCTTTATAGAGCTTAAAAAATTTAAAGATATTAAGCAACCATTATTGAGTATTGCCGATGAGTGGTTACATCTATTTAAATATGCAACAAAAGAAAATACCCCCCCTGTAGGAATTAAAAGTAGTAAGGTATTAGAAGCTTACCATGTTATCGAGATGCATGGACTAACACCAGCAGAATACGACTTATATGTAAGATGCAAATTGCAGGAAGATGCGGAAGATATTGTTTTAGAAGAAAGCTTTAAAGAAGGTGAAGCTAAAGGCAAAGCTGAAGGTATTAAAGAAAACGCTATAGTTATAGCAAAGAAAATGCTGAAAGAAGGCTATCCTATGGAAGATATAAGTAAATTAACCGAACTAACCATTGAAGAAATAAAGAAGTTAAAAGAAGAATAGCCTATGAGCAAAGAAGTAACTGCTAATATGCCGAAGGAAATATGTATAGTCAATGTATCAAACAGTGGCATTGAGTAATCAAAAAATTCAAAATCTGATTAGCTATAAATTGACAAGTAATAAAATTTTCTATACTATTAAAACCTGATTTAATTAACCAGAGGGGATAGCAGTATTTATAAGCCTCCCAGGCTTTTTTGCTCTTATTAGATGATAAAAACATTGTTCAATTTTCCTATTGTTAGAATTTATCTAATATTTCAGTTTATTACCCGCGTCCTATTAAGCTCATACGCTTTATGGCAACAACAAATAACCATATCTGATCTAGTGTCAATTTTTGTTATTGGTACTCTTAATGATCTAATATCTCTTTGTTATTTTTTACCGATAATTTTACTGCTGATCATTGGCTTCCATAAATTATTGGCTCGGCATAAATTGTTGTATTTAAGCTGTTGCTTTATTGGTTATTTCTGTACTATTGCTCTATTAATATTTATTACCATTGCCGAGATTATTTTTTGGGATGAGTTCGGTGTTAGATTTAATTTTATTGCGGTAGATTATTTAATTTATACCAATGAAATTATTGGTACTGTAAAAGAATCTTTGCCCTATATAGAAATATTACTAGCTATTATAGTGATTGCACTATTGATTAATTTTTACTTGAGAAAATATATAATTAATCAAGCAAGTACTATAATAAATAGTAAGAAATATATTCTCTGCACGATAATGCTATTTTTCTTTAGCCTACTGGCTTTTTATTTTTATAACCCTAATAAAATTGATATAAATTCTAATAAATATGCTATCGAACTTGCTGAAAATGGTCATTATCAGTTTTTCTCTGCCTTTTTTAATAATAGTTTGGATTATAATAGTTTTTATCCAGTAATTGATAAAAAACGGGCTTTAGATATTGTTCGCAACAGTTTATCAAAAAATGAAGAACTATACTCAGATGACTCTACTATAGCACGTTATATCAAAGCTAATTCTTCTAATAATAAAAAATATAATATTATATTTATTACCGTAGAAAGTCTTAGTAGCGAATTCATGGGTAAATTTGGCAATCAACAAAATATTACACCAAATTTAGATAGATTAGCTGAGCAAAGCATATTTTTTACCAATCTATATGCAGTAGGCACTAGAACAGTAAGAGGTTTAGAGGCTATTACTTTATCAGTACCACCAACTCCTGGTTCATCCATTATCCGCCGCCCTGAGAATCAGTCACTATTTAATATAGCTACTATTTTTAGGAATCAAGGCTATGTTACTAATTTCCTATTTGGTGGCTATAGCTACTTTGATAATTTACAAAATTATTTTCACGGTAATGGTTATAACATAATTGATCGAGGCAATCTAAAATCCAATGAGATAAGTTTTGCTAATATTTGGGGAGTAGCGGATGAGGATATACTAATAAAAGCACTGGAGTTAGCTGATCAAAATTACCATCAAGGCAAAGCCTTTTTCTCATTAATTATGACTACCTCTAATCATCGCCCTTATACTTTCACCGAAGGTAGAATTGATTTGCTGTCTGGTAGTGGGCGTAATGCAGCAGTTAAATACACCGACTATGCTATTGGTAGGTTTCTTGAATTAGCCAAAACTCACCCCTGGTTTGATAATACTATCTTTGTTATCACGGCTGACCATTGTGCGTCAAGTGCTGGTAAAACTGATTTACCAATTAATAAATATCACATACCTCTATTAATATATGCTCCTAATATATTAAAACCACAGATAGTTGATAATTTATCAAGTCAAATTGATATTGCCCCTACTATTTTGGGATTATTAAATTTTTCATATAATAGTAAATTTTTTGGTCAAGATATATTAAATACGCCGGCAAACAGGGCTTTTATCAGTACTTACCAATTGCTTGGGTTTATGAAGGATAATCATTTAATTATCTTACGCCCACAGGAGCAACCAAAAACTTATAAATTAGTTGATGAAGATATAGTCAATTCAGGAGAATTTGGGGCTAGGAGCGATGGAGCGACGCCTATAACTAATAGGCGAGCATTGAGCGACAACGTCCCCAACTTCTCATCAATTGACTATAAAATAGAGATTGATAATATTCCTCGTCTAGTAGAAGAAGCTATTAGTTTTTATCAGATAGCTTATGATTTATATATTCATGGTGAAATGAGGGAATAGATTACTTGATTTGCATCTAATAGTAGAGTATCTTAAAAGTAACTCTGCTATTCGGTGCGATGATCCTGAGAAACTACAAATTAACTCTTAATTTTTTCACAAGCATTTTAGAACAAGAATATCACCATCTCAATCTTTGGTATTTTGTTAGTTTCATTTGTGGTATTGGTACTTATTTTACCTTAAGTAAGGAACCTTCTTTTATATCTATTCTAACTATTTTCACAATTTCCTTATCGCTACTAATTTTAAGAAACAATATATTTGGGCGATTTATTTCGGGAATAATTATCGCCTTTTTTTGTGGTATGCTAGTTGGCAAATATCGCGTATCAAATTTACATGTTAGTACTATTAACAATCCAATAATCTCAAGAGTAAGCGGTATCGTAGAATCGATGAAACCAACTACTCATGGTATGCAGGTTATATTATATCAAGTAAAAATTCAGAAACTTAAACAAGTTTTACAAAAAGTCAGAATAAGTATGCCGGCAAAATATGCCCAAAAAATTAATATTAACGATAATATTAGCCTAGTGGCAAGGCTTTATAAACCACAAAGCAGTATTCTGCCGGGTGGTTATGATTTTGGCTTTTATGCATATTTAGCGGATATTAATGCTACTGGCTATGCACTGTCCCCCCTTAAAATTATAGCACATAGTGATCTTTACACTAATAGTTTTGTCTATAAAATTAAAAAAAATATTTACAACCGCCTGATTCAAATACTTGGTTCTATAAAAGGTAATTTCGCTGCTGCAATATTACTAGGTGAAAGCAAAGCCATCGATCGAAAATTAATGAAAGAAATGAGACAAAGCGGTATATCCCATATACTTTGCGTTTCCGGCTTACATTTATCATTGGTAGCGATGCTGTTTTTTATATCCACCAGATTCTTGTTAAATTTATCAAACTATATTGCTTATAATTATGACATAAAGTTAATTGCAGCAATTTGTTCTTTAATAGGAAGCTATGGTTATTTGCAACTAAGTGGCATGCAAATTGCTGCTACCAGAGCCTTCATTATGACAGCAATCTTTATTTATGCGGTTATGATAGGACGCAAGCCATACCCTCTAAGGTCATTAGCAATTGCGGCGTTCGTCATATTATCAATGAATCCAGAATATATATTTCACCCAAGCTTCCAATTATCTTTTGTCGCAGTATTAGGGTTAAATTACAGAAACGGGGCAAAAGCGAACTAGGAGTCGGAATTGCTGTTAATTTCTTCTCTCCCGACTTCAGTGTTGTTGTGCCAAAAAGTGGCTGACAGCTCAGGAAATGATAAAATTTCCAGGCACAACAAATTATTTGTTCGAATATAAAAATTTCAAAATAATCCTATAATAATTATTACCTTTACTACTTGATTATTTCTTTTACTCTCCTGATGATATTAAATAAGGAATAGTGCTAATCGGTAAATTCATTGCCTTATAAATAATCTTTGCCTCATCTGATACCGGGGATGGAATGCCAAATACTCTTTTATCTTTAATGTGTACTACACTGGTAATTTCCACCCCAATTAGTGCTTTACGTAATCGTTCCGGTGATAGTTTAATTGACTGTAAATTTACCCGATATTCTAAATGCCTGATACATACTAACGCCATAAAACATAAAGCAATATGTGCCTTGATTCTACTAGGACTCCAATGATAAATTGGTCTAATCTTAATATCGTGTTTACTAACTCTAAATGTTTCTTCAATTTGCCACAATCCTTTATAACGAGACAATATATACGCTATATCAACATTTTCTAGGTTACTAATAACTCCATGCAAACCGTCCCATTTGCTATCTTCCTCTATCTTTTGCTCGTTTACTGCAAACTTATCATTATTATTAATTATTAAATATTTTTTATAACCACTAGCAGAAATTAACGACTTAACTCCTTTACTTCTGTTCATTTTTTTCATTAATTTCTTCAATGCTTGCTCTCTATCTTGAGCATCTTTATAAGCCCTTTTGCTACTATAGCTCATAATCAGTTTGCGACCCTTTTCAGCTAGTTCAATTATTTTTCCCTTATATTCTTCTGCATCAACGGTTAATGGCTGATAATCATCACTATTTAAGATTTTAGCTGTAATATCCTTAGTCATATTCTTAATTTTGGCACCTACTATATATTGATAGCCAGCTTGTTCTAATAGAGCTAAATTTTCATTATTCAACATACCGCTGTCTGCTACAAACACTACTTTATCAATAGCAAACCTGCCTTTCAAGCTATCTAAAGCTTTCAATAAAGTATGACCTTCATAGGTCGCTCCAGGAAATATCTCATAACCGATTGGAATACCATTATTAGTAACAAAAATGCTCAGCATTACCTGTACTTCATTGAATTTATGATCTTTACTAAACCCCTTACTCTTCAACTCATCTTCAGTAAATGATTCAAAATAAAGAGTAGTTGCATCATAAAATAGTACATCGATTTTTTCTTTAAACAACTTTTGACTGCTAAGTAAAGCACACTGCTCGATTTTCTCAACCACCTTATCATCTATTTTATCCATAGTTTTGTATACCGAATCAAGCTTTAAATCTACTCCATAATTATTGACCAATAAATTGACTGTTTCACGCTTACTAGTTGGGTTAGCAATACGAGCTAAAACAACATTGCGTATTATGTTTATGCTCGACACTTCCCTGGCAGGATTGGGTAAGATTTTATTAAAACCAAGTTGGTCATAAATTTTTCCATACACCTCATGAATGCCAATGATAGTGCTTCCTTGACTACGTAAATTGCTGATATCATCAATAGGTTGTGGTTGTATTTGTTCTTTCTCGCACCGCTGTCTAGATGACATCGCCATCGATACTATATCCTTGTCTGGGATAAGATTAGGTTGAGTGCTACTAGTGATTTCAACCTTAATGAATTCAGCAAGCTCTATTAATTTAGTTATTTCTTCTTGGTCTGATGCACTGCCAATATGTCGAACAACCCGTTGTTTTACTTTATTAGTTATGGGATCGCGTATCCCTTCTACTAGTTGAACAGCGTTAACATTACGGGTAGCAGATTTTTTGACTCTAACGAACATATCAGTAGCATATTTAAAACTAATTGTTGGTTAGTATATCTACTAAAATATTGTATGTCAATAATAAAAATATATGGAGGCACAACAAACGCCCTCTAATTAACAAAACCTTTTTTCTCCTGCTTTTTCTATACACTTATCTTTAACTATTTTCCGAAGTCAGGGGCAAGGTGCGGTTGGATAAGAAAGAACCAAGATAAAACCTTACCAACATTCAATGGCTGGAGAAGAAAGCACATGATTGGTGCTATTAACCTAGTTAATTTACAGTTAGTAAGCACAGAGAACCCCAAAATAAATGGGGAGCAGGTAGTTAATTTCCTACAGAGATTGGAAGAGGAGAATAGTGACAAGGAAAAAATATATTTAATCTGTGATAATGCTAGTTACCAATTTCGAACAATTTTCTGAAGCAATAAACAAATTTTTTAGCAACATCGGCAATTATAAAGATAGGTTACGTACCTTAATAAATGATAATTTCCAAACTATTACCGTTAACCATTTCTGCAACTCTTCAGGTTAATTGAGTATATCTGCCATATTGTGCCTGTTAATTAGTAATTATATCGAATTAACTATAACCTGAATTCGGTATAACAAGTTACTCTAAATTCGGTTATATCTATAATATAACAGATTTTTTTGTTCCACTAATAGCTGTTTTCATTATTTTTGCGATATTGCTTATTTTCTTTCATTTCCTAGGAGGTTGCCTGCAATAACTAATTAATTAGTTATCGGAGACAGCCTCCTAAAGCTAAGCAATCCATAAATTGTCATTCCCGCGTAGGCGAGAATCTAGCCCCTTGCCTTCGCAGGGATGACATCTGAATTTTTGTTATGGATTGCTTCATTGTTCTAAAGTAGCTCCCCGCAATGATGCCAATTTAATTCCCTACTAAACTACTAGCAAATGCAGCCGGATCAAACGGCTTTAAATCATCTACCTTCTCTCCTATCCCTAAAAAACATACTGGTAAGGCGAATTTTTGCACCACACCAACCACTACACCAGCTTTTGCCGTACCATCTAATTTAGTAACTATCAGACTTGTTATATTAGCAATAGCGGTAAATTGCTCGACTTGGTTATAGATATTTTGTCCAGTAGTTGCATCAATTACTAATATACTATGGTGGGGAGCTTTATCATCAATTTTCTTAATAACCCTAACAATTTTGGCAAGTTCTTCCATCAAATTCTTCTTGTTATGTAACCTACCAGCTGTATCAATAAATAATATATCCACATCATTTTTTATGGAAGACTGCATAGCAAGATAAGCAACACTAGCAGGTTCAGCTGATTCTTCGCCGGTGATAAACATTGAACCACTTTTATCAGCCCAGCTAGATAATTGATTGACAGCGGCGGCTCTAAATGTATCACAAGCGGCAATTGCTACTTTCTTACCTTGTTTACGATAAATACTAGCCAGCTTACCTATGGTGGTAGTTTTTCCTGAACCATTAACGCCACAGACTAATATGACATTAAGCTTTTTATCGTGTAATTCAAAATTTTTACTAGCCTTGATCAATAATTGCTCGATAATGTTGGCAAGCTGCTCTTTGATTACCAAGCTACTTACTTCTTTATCAAATTTGATAATTCTTAGTTTATTGACCAGTTCTATTGCCACAGAAGCAGTTATATCTGCCGATATTAACAACTCCTCTAATTCACTTAAAGTTTGCTCATCTAGTTTTTTTTTATAAAATATTTGGTCAATGCCCGAAGATATTTTATTAGAACTATTGACTAATACCTGTTTTAATTTAGTAAATATAGAGGTCATTTTATTGCCGCTCTTTTAAGTCTGTCATTAATTGCAACACCGATACCAATTTGTGGGATAGAGGCAACGGCAATTGCTAATCCATTTAATTCTGCATAATTATCCAATATTCTAAGACTGGCAAATAAGTTGCTAGCAGCGATAATTAAGTCTCCAGTTAAACTTAAATTAAGCGAGAAATTGCCATCCAGCTTACTATTAGCAAAATTAAGACCTACCTCATTAGCTTCCAAACTCTCTGCATTCAGTCTCATTTTCACTTTTGGTGAGTAATGT comes from Candidatus Tisiphia endosymbiont of Sialis lutaria and encodes:
- a CDS encoding sulfatase-like hydrolase/transferase, with the protein product MIKTLFNFPIVRIYLIFQFITRVLLSSYALWQQQITISDLVSIFVIGTLNDLISLCYFLPIILLLIIGFHKLLARHKLLYLSCCFIGYFCTIALLIFITIAEIIFWDEFGVRFNFIAVDYLIYTNEIIGTVKESLPYIEILLAIIVIALLINFYLRKYIINQASTIINSKKYILCTIMLFFFSLLAFYFYNPNKIDINSNKYAIELAENGHYQFFSAFFNNSLDYNSFYPVIDKKRALDIVRNSLSKNEELYSDDSTIARYIKANSSNNKKYNIIFITVESLSSEFMGKFGNQQNITPNLDRLAEQSIFFTNLYAVGTRTVRGLEAITLSVPPTPGSSIIRRPENQSLFNIATIFRNQGYVTNFLFGGYSYFDNLQNYFHGNGYNIIDRGNLKSNEISFANIWGVADEDILIKALELADQNYHQGKAFFSLIMTTSNHRPYTFTEGRIDLLSGSGRNAAVKYTDYAIGRFLELAKTHPWFDNTIFVITADHCASSAGKTDLPINKYHIPLLIYAPNILKPQIVDNLSSQIDIAPTILGLLNFSYNSKFFGQDILNTPANRAFISTYQLLGFMKDNHLIILRPQEQPKTYKLVDEDIVNSGEFGARSDGATPITNRRALSDNVPNFSSIDYKIEIDNIPRLVEEAISFYQIAYDLYIHGEMRE
- a CDS encoding ComEC/Rec2 family competence protein gives rise to the protein MILRNYKLTLNFFTSILEQEYHHLNLWYFVSFICGIGTYFTLSKEPSFISILTIFTISLSLLILRNNIFGRFISGIIIAFFCGMLVGKYRVSNLHVSTINNPIISRVSGIVESMKPTTHGMQVILYQVKIQKLKQVLQKVRISMPAKYAQKININDNISLVARLYKPQSSILPGGYDFGFYAYLADINATGYALSPLKIIAHSDLYTNSFVYKIKKNIYNRLIQILGSIKGNFAAAILLGESKAIDRKLMKEMRQSGISHILCVSGLHLSLVAMLFFISTRFLLNLSNYIAYNYDIKLIAAICSLIGSYGYLQLSGMQIAATRAFIMTAIFIYAVMIGRKPYPLRSLAIAAFVILSMNPEYIFHPSFQLSFVAVLGLNYRNGAKAN
- a CDS encoding IS1634 family transposase, whose protein sequence is MFVRVKKSATRNVNAVQLVEGIRDPITNKVKQRVVRHIGSASDQEEITKLIELAEFIKVEITSSTQPNLIPDKDIVSMAMSSRQRCEKEQIQPQPIDDISNLRSQGSTIIGIHEVYGKIYDQLGFNKILPNPAREVSSINIIRNVVLARIANPTSKRETVNLLVNNYGVDLKLDSVYKTMDKIDDKVVEKIEQCALLSSQKLFKEKIDVLFYDATTLYFESFTEDELKSKGFSKDHKFNEVQVMLSIFVTNNGIPIGYEIFPGATYEGHTLLKALDSLKGRFAIDKVVFVADSGMLNNENLALLEQAGYQYIVGAKIKNMTKDITAKILNSDDYQPLTVDAEEYKGKIIELAEKGRKLIMSYSSKRAYKDAQDREQALKKLMKKMNRSKGVKSLISASGYKKYLIINNNDKFAVNEQKIEEDSKWDGLHGVISNLENVDIAYILSRYKGLWQIEETFRVSKHDIKIRPIYHWSPSRIKAHIALCFMALVCIRHLEYRVNLQSIKLSPERLRKALIGVEITSVVHIKDKRVFGIPSPVSDEAKIIYKAMNLPISTIPYLISSGE
- a CDS encoding transposase; the encoded protein is MRKNQDKTLPTFNGWRRKHMIGAINLVNLQLVSTENPKINGEQVVNFLQRLEEENSDKEKIYLICDNASYQFRTIF
- the ftsY gene encoding signal recognition particle-docking protein FtsY; this encodes MTSIFTKLKQVLVNSSNKISSGIDQIFYKKKLDEQTLSELEELLISADITASVAIELVNKLRIIKFDKEVSSLVIKEQLANIIEQLLIKASKNFELHDKKLNVILVCGVNGSGKTTTIGKLASIYRKQGKKVAIAACDTFRAAAVNQLSSWADKSGSMFITGEESAEPASVAYLAMQSSIKNDVDILFIDTAGRLHNKKNLMEELAKIVRVIKKIDDKAPHHSILVIDATTGQNIYNQVEQFTAIANITSLIVTKLDGTAKAGVVVGVVQKFALPVCFLGIGEKVDDLKPFDPAAFASSLVGN